The DNA segment TCAGAGCTCACCCTGAGTAAGACCCCCTTCTCCACGACTAAGTGCTCTATTGGTCCATTGTAAGCCGTGAGCTGCTTAGCTAGCTCAACGGCAAAGTGTAGCTGTATACAGTGTGGAGACCCGTTCATTGTTAACACGGTCAGCGAAACTGGCTGGGCTTTAAATATTATTGTTGCTATCTTAAGCCCCACCCTATCTACGTGCGTTTCTTGGAGACAGACGTGTAATCCGACTTTTCTAACACTCTGCTCTTCGACGATCGATGGGTACTCTCTCATCATACAACTACTCACTAAGAGGAGAGGGTAGCTTTTCAATAGAGGACTGGTCACGCTGGTCGACATTAAAGGTAGGAGGCTGGTCATTGAAAACTATGTACTAAGTGGTCCTAATAAGCTTGCTTTGCATAAGGGACTACGTAAGCTCAATAGCTTTTTCGCGTGAGGTAAGCTTAAAGTACACGCGATGAAGCTCCTCGCTACTCTGAGACACAAGGCTAGCTAAGCTTTTATCGGGAGGGCGCGTAGTTAATGAAGAGTACGCGGGGGTTCCCGAGCCAGGTCTAAGGGGGCGGACTCAAGGGTCTAACTGAGGTATCCGTTGGCATAGGCCTTCGTGGGTTCAAATCCCACCCCCCGCACTAGTATATCAGTAGCAGTATGGGATAGGAACCGTACCTTACACTATCCTCCACCTTTTCTTAATCATACATACCGCCATTAATGAGCAGCCGAGGAGAGAACGAGCAAATTTTTTAGTGAACGCTAGGCTTTCATGGTGGTCAATCGGGGGCCCTCCCAATGAAGTAGCTGAGCCCTATATAGGGGATGCGTAGCAAATTAGTCTTGGCAGGCAAGCAACGATCATTACTTCCGCGAGACCCCTTAATACACTTCACAATTATGGTGTAATATGTAAAAGGCAGAGGATGAGGGGTTCTAAGGGATCTATAATCCTTTATTTGCGCCGACCCTGCCTATTCAGTTTAGGCTTTATCATAGGGGAGGAGCCACTAGGGATGATAAGTCGGCGTTTTTAAGGCGACTTTGTAACATTTAAAAAATGCCAATACGGCTGCAGAATCGTGTAGGAATGAACCGGCTACGTCTTTAAGGGCCGTTGGGCTTCAACGACTTCTGTTTAAGAGAGTAGGAGAAGTCGACGTGTTGGCTTAGAAGAAGGCCCGAGGGAGATTAGACGTAGGTAAGTCTATTGTTGCTTCAACCCCTACCTGAGGAACTCCCTCCTCCCCGTTAACATGTAGATTATCGACTCATATAGATATATCGCGTGGTCGGCTATCCTCTCAAGGTAGCGGATTATAAGCACGCTCGAGGTGACTATCTTGCTCTTAGCATCTTTCTCCTCTATTATCTTGCTGAGGAAGTCGAGGTATAGCTTATCGACAGCTTTTTCCATCTCAGACACCTTGCTTGCGGCCTCTATCTTCGCGCTTCTTAGGGCCTCTACGCTCTCCTTAACCATGCTCATTACCTTGTTGCTCATGTCGGCGACGTATGAACGTATCCACTCCTCACCCTCCTTCAGCCCGCCTAGGCGCTTATTGACGTAAGATATGTCTAAGGCGTATCGTCCGAATCGGACTAGGTCGTAGGATATCTTCATGTACGCCTTTATTATGCGTAGGTCTGAAGCTACTGGTTGGAACCTTGCTATTGCCTCGAAGGCCCCGTCTTCAACCTGGTCTGCCAGCAGAATCAGTGTGCTAGACGCCTCTCTAATTTTACTGTACGAGTCGACGCCGTGTAAGCACTCATCGATAGCCATGGAGACAGACTGGTGGGCTAGGTCACTCATTCTGTGGATTATCGTTGAGAGCCCTCGTAGCCACGTATCTATCATCCTACTCATCATTATCCCTCAGCCGAACTTCCCGGTGATGTACTTCTCAGTTAGCTCGTTCCTCGGGTTTTCGAAGACAACCTTAGTAGGCCCGTGCTCTATAAGCTCTCCTAAGTAGAAGAAGGCTACGTAGTCAGATATCCTGGCGGCCTGCTGTATATTGTGGGTTACAATGATCACCGTGTAGCTCTCCACCAGCTTCCTGATTAAAGCCTCTATCTTCGCCGCAGATATCGGGTCTAGGGATGACGTGGGCTCGTCCATTAATAGGACTTCCGGCTCAACGGCCAGCGCACGGGCTATGCAAAGTCTCTGCTGCTGTCCGCCTGAAAGGCTTGCTCCGGACTTATGTAGGTCGTCTTTCACCTCATCCCATAACCCGGCGAGCTCTAAGCTCCTCTTAACGATCGAGTCAAGGGACCTCCTGTTCTTCACGCCGTTTAGCTTGGGCCCCATGGCGACGTTGTCATAGATCGACAGCATCGGGAACGGGTTCGGCTTCTGAAAAACCATTCCGATCTTCCTCCTTATCTGAACCGGGTCGACGCCTCCGTCATAAATATTCACTCCGTTGAAGATGACCTTTCCATGGACACGGGCCCCTGGGACGAGCTCGTGCATTCTGTTCAGACAGCGGATGAAGGTCGTCTTCCCGCATCCCGAGGGGCCCATGATGGCCGTCACTGCCCTGTCCTTTATCTTCATGTCTACGTCCTTTAAGACCTGCTTATGGCCGAACCAGGCGTTTAACCTCTCAACCTCAATCTTATAGGTCGACATACCTAGTACCTCTCCCTCATTAACACCCTAACTGCTATATTTATCCCCAGTATTATTATAATAAGTACTAGAGCCGACCCCCATGCTAAGGCCACCCAGTTCTCGAAGGGTGAGTTAGCGAAGATGAAGACGTTTAGCGAGAGGTTAGCTGCTGGCCTATCTAATCCGGCGAACCACCACCTCCAGTAGCCCATCGTAACGAGGACTGGTGCAGACTCCCCGGCTATCCTAGCGATTGCAAGCAGTATTCCAGTTGCCACGCCTCTCTTCGCACCGCGTAGTACGACATGTATTATTGTCCTCCACCTCGGCATCCCGAGGGCGATCGCCGCCTCCCTTATAGTTGCTGGCACTAGCTTAAGGTTTTCTTCAGTCGTCATAGTCACTATTGGTATCATTATTATCGCTAAGGCGAACGATGCCGCTAGGACGGAGAAGCCTATCGTGAGGACTATGAGCACGTAGCTGAAGACCCCGATTACTATCGACGGGATTCCGTTCAACACCTCATTGAAGAACCTCACTACCGCTGCGAACTTGCTCTCGCTATACTCACTTAGGAAGATGCCTGACAGCAGCCCTATGGGGATGCCGATGAGAGAGGCTAGGCCGATGGTTATAAGAGTGCCCTGTATAACGTTCGCGATACCCCCTATCTCTTCACCTACTGTGGGCGTTGGCCTTATGAAGAAGTCTAAGCTAATTACCGATAAGCCCCTCTTAAACACCTCGAAGATCACGCTAAATAAAGGGATCAGTGCTGCTACGAGAGATAGATAGATTAAGAACCGCGCAGTGTAGTCCTTTAATACCCTTAGCTTACGATGATCCATCCCTCACTCCCTCGCTATACCCCTGACTAGTTTAAGCGTTCGCCAGACGATCAATCGGGCGAGGATGTTCACTATCAAGGTCACGAGGAGCAGGGCTAGCGCAACGTTTATCAAGGCGCTGACGTAAAGGTCGTACGTCGCTTCGAGAAGTTCGTTCGCGATTATGGCCCCCATGGTGTACCATGCGTCAAAGAGCGAGGATGGCCAAAGCTGAAACTTGTTCCCAATGACCATCGTCACCGCCATCGTCTCTCCGATAGCACGCCCCAGCCCTAGCATCAAAGCCCCTACTATTCCGGAGCGCGCGTAGCTAAGCACTATCTTGGTCGTCTCCCACTTAGTAGCGCCGAGCGCTATCATTGCCTCTCTCTGAGACCTAGGAACAGTTAAGAATAAGTCTCTCATGACGGCGGAGGTTATCGGAATAACCATTATCGCCAAAACTATCCCAGCTGTAAGGACACCGCCGCCATAGAAAGACCCTGAGAAGAGCGGTATGAAGCCGAGGAGCCTCTGTAAGTGCGTGTACACGTGATCACGTAGAAAAGGTATCAGCGTATATATCCCCCAGAGCCCATAGACGACGCTTGGAACGGCAGCTAGCAGCTCCACCAGGAAGGAGACAGCAAAACTGAGCTTTCTAGGCATGTATTCAGAGAGCGCTAAGCCTATCCCAAGGCTTACCGGCGCACCTATAAGGAGCGCGATAGCCGAAGTGGCGAGGGTTCCAAGCACTAGCGGTAGAGCCCCGAAGACCTGAGATATAGCGGGGTCCCACTCAGTGCCTAGGAAGAAGCCTGGCCCAAAGGTCTGTATGGAGAGCCACGACCCCTTGATCAGGTAGTAAACCATCATGCCTAAGAGCAAGAGGACGCTGGAGGCCGTCATGATGCATAAGAACTTGAAGGCCTCGTCGCCCCTTACTCGCCGATTTGAAAGAAGAAACAGCTTGAGCTTTAGGCTAAAAAAAGGGTTTTTCAAGGGATCTCCCTAGCCTATCTTCTGTACAGCTGTTTACCATTGTACGTAATCAAGCGTATAGTGTCTTCGTTTATGTTGACAACGTTCTGCGGCAGCGGTACATAGTATAGCCCCGGCGCATATCCCTGCCCGTCGTGTATAATCCACCATAGGAACTCCACCAAGGCTCTCGCCGCGGCCTCGTCCATGTTCGGCAGGACGCTCAGCTCCCTATACACCAAGAGGTAGGAGAAGCTAGTTATCGGGTAAGCCCCCCTGGCCCGCGTGTTATTGAATAGGCTGTCTACCATCGAGACCTTCGACCAATCTCCATCACCCCTCGGTAGCGTAAGACCAGCGTACTCTGCAGCCTTAGCGAATGACGTGATGCTCGGCTCAACGAACTCTCCGGCAGCATTTTTAACGTATCCATAAGCTAGGTTGTTCTTCTTCGCGTAGGTGAACTCCACGTAGCCTATGGAGTACGGTGTTTGCATGACGAGGGTGGCGACCCCCTCATTCCCCTTACCTCCAATGCCCACTGGCCACTTTACCGATGTCCCCTTCCCGACCCGGCTCCTCCACTCTGGGCTAATGTTTGATAGGTAACTAGTCCAGATGAACGTCGTCCCGCTTCCATCGGACCTGTGCACTACGACTATCTCATTATCTGGTAGGTTAACGCCTGGGTTTATCTCAATGAGCCTAGGGTCATTCCACTTCTTGATCTTTCCTAGGTAGATATCCGCTAGGACTTCCCCCGTGAACCTTAGCCCGCTCTGCATACCGGGGATATTGTAGATGGGGACAACTCCGCCTATGGTTATGGGTATGTGCAAGGTATTGGGCGCATTTTTGGCTTGGGCTTCTGTGAGCGGTACGTCGGAGGCTGCGAAATGTACAGTCTTTTCAATATGCTGCTTAATTCCTCCTCCGCTCCCGATGGGCTGGTAGTTAATCTTGACGTTAGGCCTGAGCTTATGGTACTCAGCGGCCCACTTATCTATTAGCGGGAACGGGAACGTTGCGCCGGCGCCGTTCAATGATACCTCCTGCGCCTCCTGCGCCTCTGGCATATATTGGTAAGCGAAGATGCTCGCTGCTACTACTGTAACCATTACTGCTAGGATAGCTATTTTGTAGACAGTCTTCATAACTAACCCCGCTCATTTAGAGGGCAGAAAAATTTATATGACTTACTCACATAAACAATATAGATGAAAGCTAACTATATAGGTAGAAAGGAGGAACTTCATCCATTAGAGGAGGATATTAGGAGAATCCAGTTCACTGGGAGGGCTACCTATATAGTTTCGCTTCCAAAGAAATGGGTAGCTTCGATGGGGCTAAAGGCAGGGAGCCGAGTGATGATATCGCAAAGAGGCCACTCATTAATCTTAACCCCCGTGGAGATGGCTAAACCCTTACCGCAGCCCGTTGAGGTCACGGTGACGATCTCAAGCCAAAACGACCCCGACATGATAGTTAGGGAGATAATCTCACTATATTTACTAGGGTACCGCATCATTAACGTGCGGGCTGGGGATGGACACATAAGTGCTATGCAGAGAAACGCGATAAGAGAACTAGTGAGGAGGAAGCTAGTCGGCACGGAAATTATATCAGAGAGCCCGGGAGAAATTAAGCTTCAGACCCTAATAAGCTACCCAGAACTGTCCGTGGAAAGCGCTTTAAGACGCGTGTGTTTGATCGCCGCCTCGATGCACGACTATGCCACACAGGCCTTAATAGGCTTCGACAAGAGGCTTGCGAAGGAAGTCATCGATTTAGACGACGAAGTTGACCGCTTCAGCATATACATCATACGGCAGCTGAAGGCTGCGGTGCAGAATGAAAGGATCTTACACGATATCGGGCTCTCCCAACCAAGAGACTGCCTAGGCTACAGGGTAATTGTGAAATTCGTGGAAAGGGTAGCTGACCACGCCGCAAAAATAGCTGAGAACGTCCTCTCTCTAGAGGAGAGACTGAGTGAAGAGGTCC comes from the Candidatus Nezhaarchaeota archaeon genome and includes:
- a CDS encoding AbrB/MazE/SpoVT family DNA-binding domain-containing protein, producing MKANYIGRKEELHPLEEDIRRIQFTGRATYIVSLPKKWVASMGLKAGSRVMISQRGHSLILTPVEMAKPLPQPVEVTVTISSQNDPDMIVREIISLYLLGYRIINVRAGDGHISAMQRNAIRELVRRKLVGTEIISESPGEIKLQTLISYPELSVESALRRVCLIAASMHDYATQALIGFDKRLAKEVIDLDDEVDRFSIYIIRQLKAAVQNERILHDIGLSQPRDCLGYRVIVKFVERVADHAAKIAENVLSLEERLSEEVLQKILDMSNFARNSFDEAVKSLFRKDYMLAESVVSRARGIIDIEKEAVKEILSKTKQIDAFSVRMIVESIRRIAEYASDIAEVVLNLNVNRMVAS
- the pstS gene encoding phosphate ABC transporter substrate-binding protein PstS, giving the protein MKTVYKIAILAVMVTVVAASIFAYQYMPEAQEAQEVSLNGAGATFPFPLIDKWAAEYHKLRPNVKINYQPIGSGGGIKQHIEKTVHFAASDVPLTEAQAKNAPNTLHIPITIGGVVPIYNIPGMQSGLRFTGEVLADIYLGKIKKWNDPRLIEINPGVNLPDNEIVVVHRSDGSGTTFIWTSYLSNISPEWRSRVGKGTSVKWPVGIGGKGNEGVATLVMQTPYSIGYVEFTYAKKNNLAYGYVKNAAGEFVEPSITSFAKAAEYAGLTLPRGDGDWSKVSMVDSLFNNTRARGAYPITSFSYLLVYRELSVLPNMDEAAARALVEFLWWIIHDGQGYAPGLYYVPLPQNVVNINEDTIRLITYNGKQLYRR
- the pstC gene encoding phosphate ABC transporter permease subunit PstC — translated: MKNPFFSLKLKLFLLSNRRVRGDEAFKFLCIMTASSVLLLLGMMVYYLIKGSWLSIQTFGPGFFLGTEWDPAISQVFGALPLVLGTLATSAIALLIGAPVSLGIGLALSEYMPRKLSFAVSFLVELLAAVPSVVYGLWGIYTLIPFLRDHVYTHLQRLLGFIPLFSGSFYGGGVLTAGIVLAIMVIPITSAVMRDLFLTVPRSQREAMIALGATKWETTKIVLSYARSGIVGALMLGLGRAIGETMAVTMVIGNKFQLWPSSLFDAWYTMGAIIANELLEATYDLYVSALINVALALLLVTLIVNILARLIVWRTLKLVRGIARE
- the pstB gene encoding phosphate ABC transporter ATP-binding protein PstB, with the translated sequence MSTYKIEVERLNAWFGHKQVLKDVDMKIKDRAVTAIMGPSGCGKTTFIRCLNRMHELVPGARVHGKVIFNGVNIYDGGVDPVQIRRKIGMVFQKPNPFPMLSIYDNVAMGPKLNGVKNRRSLDSIVKRSLELAGLWDEVKDDLHKSGASLSGGQQQRLCIARALAVEPEVLLMDEPTSSLDPISAAKIEALIRKLVESYTVIIVTHNIQQAARISDYVAFFYLGELIEHGPTKVVFENPRNELTEKYITGKFG
- the pstA gene encoding phosphate ABC transporter permease PstA, giving the protein MDHRKLRVLKDYTARFLIYLSLVAALIPLFSVIFEVFKRGLSVISLDFFIRPTPTVGEEIGGIANVIQGTLITIGLASLIGIPIGLLSGIFLSEYSESKFAAVVRFFNEVLNGIPSIVIGVFSYVLIVLTIGFSVLAASFALAIIMIPIVTMTTEENLKLVPATIREAAIALGMPRWRTIIHVVLRGAKRGVATGILLAIARIAGESAPVLVTMGYWRWWFAGLDRPAANLSLNVFIFANSPFENWVALAWGSALVLIIIILGINIAVRVLMRERY